The genomic interval CTGGAAATCAATCAACTATACTCGGACACATATTTGACACTGCTTGTTGATCTTTGGCTAGCTACAGAGTCCGACTCAAGAACGAACAGCTGGAGGCCGTCTAGCTATCCAGCTACCCAGctatcaaattatcaatggCCATTAAGATGTGGTTCAGTCAATTTGTTGGCAAATAAACTCAAAACGGGCCAATAACATTCTGGAAGGAACCCAATTGGTGGTGGAGTTCCTCGAGTCGATCCATTCCCGAGCCTTCCCCTGATTAACACGACCTGGCAAACAAGGGCAAGGGTTTGAACACAGACCTTTGCTTTCTGTTTTTGGCCAAATTCCAGTGCATCCAACCGTAGACACCGTATATTAAGATTCCCCAGTAAATTATTCTCTGCATGCATGTCACGATAGGATAGGGCaccagaagaaaagaagaaaagaagaaaagaaggaaagatagggaaaagagggaaaatCGGGAAGACAGCTGCTTGGGTCTGCCACTTCTTGTTTCTGTCCGATGTTCTAGTTTCTGATCTCTGGTTTCCTCGCTGCCCACTGctcctgctgctgctgctgctgctgctccTGCTTGTTGTCCCCGTACCAAACCCCCCGTAACCAGTTGAGCAATGTTTTAAAGACCTCTTCTCAagttccttctttcttcccctcccttcccttcccttcccctcccactctcactctcactctgTTTCCGGATCTGATCTAATCggtgagaaaagaaaatcgcGATGGGAAAATTCAACAAGCTAATCAACGTCATAATTCCCAGctagtttttgtttttctcttGTTCATGATACCCCAATTTTCTTTCGAGGCGCACAAAACTCAATTCGTTTCCTAAATTGCAGAAAGGTTGAAGCACCAAATCTACATCTGCAAATACTGGACGAAGAAGAGAGCTTCGGCCACTGCCTTTCTATTATCCCGGAGGTTTGCGTCGTGAACAGTCGATAATGGCTTCGACACCCGTCAATCCCAGGACCTTCGCTGCGAACACAAAACCTGGTTTGAAAGCTAgtccttctccatttccacgAACCCCGCGACCCTCGAATAAGAACAAGAATCCCTACGAGTTAGGATTATCGTTGAAGAAAATAATTGGAACTACAGTCTCTTCTCCACCATGCTTCGACTGTCTTTCTACATCTCGGATATTTGCATACACAGCTGGGGCCGCGGTGgtggttgttgatattgacgATGAGGGGAAACACTCGCAACGTTTTTTCCGCGCTTCTCCAACAGCAGTGGCCGCCAACACAATTAATGTAGCTTTAGCTGGACCTTCAACGCCTGCCAACAATGCCAATGATGGCAGGAACGGAAAGGGATTCCGAGATGCTGCAATCCCGTATGCACCATCCACTGCACATACGAGTTTGGAATCAGGTGACTCCTCATCAAAGACATGGTCAAGCAGGGAGAGGATTAAAGCGGCTACTTGTGTGTCTATTAGTTCTGATGGTCGCTTTTTGGCTGTGGGCGAGGTAAGCAGGTTTGTAGAAAAAATACGTGTGTATTGGCTGATAAGGATATAGACAGGATACGCCCCTAGAGTTTTAATATTCTCTTTGCAAGACAATTCTTCAGATACACCGCTCGCAATCCTCACTGAGCATACATATGGCGTCGCCGCCATATCGTTCAGTCCTGATGGCAAATATCTTGCTAGCTTAGGTAATGTTAACGATGGATTTCTTCACGTTTGGTCCATAAATCCAAAGAATGGAACAGCAAAGCTACATTCGAGCAACAAATGCACTAGTTTCATCAAGCAAATGTTGTGGTTGGGAGGAAACGTAGTTACTGTGGGAACTCGCCATATAAAAGTATGGAGAGTTGAAGATGGCCGATGCCCCtcaccaaaacaaaaatttgCACTTGACGGTACACCATTACCATTGCCAGTACAGCAGGCCCTCAAAACTCTTACCGGCCGGAACTGTTTACTTGGTCCATTAGTAGATGCGACTTTCACATGTGTGGCTTCTTTGTCTGACCACAGGGCCATTGTTTGCTCAGAAAAGGGAGACGTTTGTCTCTTAGACAGCACGGAAGGCCAAAAACTAATCAAAGTTTTGAGCACCGGATTTCCCGTTACTTGTATTGCTATTGAGATGGAAACGCGGCAGGTAAGGATAGGAGGACGTAATGGTAAAGTCAAAACAGTATCCTTGGATACACTTCTAGCTCCATCTACTCCTCCATTATCACCCCTCCCATTAGATGAATCTAATGACGAGGTTGACCCTGGCCATTTGTGTGCTATGGGCTATGCTGGAGGAAATTTCGTTACGATTGATTCTAGACATACCATTGAGATATGGGGGAAAGACGATGATGACGCTGATCATGGGTTCCAAAACACACTCCAGCCCGCTCATGGCGACGCAGTCATGGGCGTTCAACTCTTACCCGAAAACAATCAGATGGAAGCAGCGTTCCTTACCTGGTCGGTCAATGGCAGTCTTGCCTTTTGGGACTTGCATGGCAACAGTAAAGGATCGATTACAATCGGCATAGATCAAGTGTCTATAGAGGAAGAAACAGCCAATTCATGCCAGGTCGTGAGAATATCAAAGGAGGCTTTGTTTCTGGTTTCAGGAGATAAGTACGgagttttgaaaatattggaTCCATCCACGGGTGCATGCACTTTTGAGACACGTGCTCACTCCACCGAGATCCAAGATATCACCATTTATGAGGATGATACATCAACCATGATAGCTTCATGTAGCCGAGATCGGACCATTCAATTATTCCGCCTCGTCTCGGATAAGTGGGAACTGGTACAAACTTTAGATGAACATACTGCTGGCGTGTGCGGTTTATTTTTCGCCGAGAATGGCGAGAAACTCATATCTTGTGGTATGGATAGGACAATTCACATCAGACAGCTTGTAAAAAAGGAAGTACCAGAAGGAAACGCACTGGCTGCTGTCCCAGTCCGTATTATCACCTTGAAAGCTGCTCCTGTGTCGATGACGCCCTGTCTCGGTCCTCAAGTAGGTAATATTGTGGTATCTTTATTGGATCGCACTGTAGCTACATACGAAATAGCCACTGGACGCCTTGTCAACTCATTTCGAGCAACGGACTATGATGGAGCAGACGCTGTCGCTCTGGACTCTCTTGTGATGGGTACACCTAGCGTACTTTCTGGCAGACCTAGTACAATTCTCGCTGGTGTCTCGACTACTGATAAGTCTGTTCGTATTTATGACTGGAGTACTGGATCTTTCCTAGACCGAGAATGGGGGCATACTACTTCTGTATCAGGCGTAGCGCTTCTGGAGAACATCGATTCATCGTCTAGAGTGTTGATTAGTACAGGGCTGGATGGCACAATCATGATGTGGGATATTGCTTCCAATTCCACCGTCTATTCACAGAATCAGCCTGAGTCAAACGATGGTACTCAAGATGAGACGCCACCAAAGGATCCAGCGGCCTCACGCCCGCCATTGAGAAGGGTTTTGTCGAAAGCCGAACTTGCCGAATTTCAACGAGCATCGCCAACAGCTACCCCCCCTGGATCGTCTTCGCCACCCAGAGTAATCAAACGTAAGACCTCGAAATACAGCTTGGCGAATCAGAATCCTACCTTGTCAATTCCATCTGTACAAGCCGTACCATCTAAACATTTTGCATCCGCATCAGACGATACAGGACGTAGATCGTATCCAAGGAACAGATCTCGTAGTCCAAACAGTCCTCAGACAAGAGAGGTCAGGCGTCCCTCGACGGCGTCGGTAGACTTACGGGGCCGTGGCAAAAGTTCAAGCAGCGGCATAACTGAATCCGGATCACTTAACATGGCGACAGAGCAAGCTTGTCGAACGCTCAGAGCGTACCGAAGAAAGCTCTTATCTACTGAAACTATAGATGAAGAGTGTCTAAAGGATCTAGACCAGGAGTTACGGCTAACCTCGGTAGCATTAGGGGACAGAAGCCAGAAGTCTAGAACTATTAGTGAGACAGTTTTAGCAGGAATACTTGACCAATACTCCGACAGACTGGTTTCCATGTTCGACGAGAAGTTGAGACTGAGTCAATTGGGCCCAACCAGAATGGTCGAATCCCCTACCGAAATGGTCGAACGCCCAAGAACGGCCGATAGATCCAGtgaagatggagagtttCTTGATTGTCATTGAATGTGTGTTTCGTTTGTTCTACTGCATTAGTTTTGAAGGCGTTTGGAATACCTTGCTCTTTTTGGAAGTGTTGTAGGCGTTTGAAAGGAAATGCTCTCTGCATTGGGGTCATCGTTTGCATGGCACAAGGTTCTATTCTACTTTAGGGCGACTGCATAAGCTTAGGGTGGGATAAATATCAAGCTGCGACTTATTCCATGACGCATATGGCTGGAgagttttcaaaaagaagggGGAGTATAGGCATGAGAAACagggaggaatgggaaatggtCTGTTTGGAGTAAATAACTTTGTGataaacaatatatcaaGGACTGCGAATTGGTCGTTTTGTCCATCATGCACTTTTCACACGCCGAGATCTAATCGTCATGCTGTGTGCCGTATACTATAAGCTTGACCGATTActaaatccatcaatcaaatggGATACTAACGGGTACCCTCATGTATTCCTGCAAATAACCGGAGTTCACCAAACACCTGCAGACTTCAAACTCTAGGAGAGGCTGCAGATGgatgatcaatcaatcaggAAGATCCATCAGCCTTACGTATCTTCACGTGATTTGATCGTTTTGGACCCACCGCTTACCTAGTAATTCCCAGTCGCGTTTACATGTGCAGCCAGCCTTCCGCGAAATTATTCTCAGAAATTCATCTTCAAGCTTTAAgaataattgattttgtgCCAATCACCATCACTTTAATTTCACCCAGTAACATTCGAGAAGAAGGTTGATATTcacatttgatcaaatattttACCTATTTGATACCCAAAATTACTACCTATATCTGACTGCATTCAAATCGCGAATATGGTAAACCTCAGCGATGTTAAGGGAAACTCCCGCGACAATCGAACTtctacacatacacatatcaAAGGTCTTGGGCTTCGAAATGACGGATCTGCTGAGAAACAGGCCGGTGGGTTTGTTGGTCAAACTTCAGCTCGAGAGGTGGGTTGCTGTGCATGATGAATGATAGGACCTTAACTAATATATCCTGGTTACAGGCTTGTGGTGTGGTTGTCGACTTAATTCGTTCCAAAAAAATGGCTGGCCGAGCTATTTTACTTGCAGGAGGGCCTGGAACAGGAAAGACAGCTCTTGCCCTAGCCATCAGTCAAGAGCTTGGAACAAAAGTGCCATTCTGCCCCATCGTCGCAAGCGAAGTATACTCGACGGAAGTCAAGAAAACAGAGGCGCTCATGGAAAACTTTCGACGAGCCATTGGTCTGAAAGTTCGCGAAACGAAGGAGGTTTACGAGGGCGAAGTTACAGAATTAACACCAGAGGAGGCTGAAAACCCTCTGGGAAGCTACGGAAAGACTATCAGCACATTgttgattggattgaagagCGCCAAGGGCCAAAAGAAGTTACGGTTGGATCCAAGCATTTACGAAGCTATACAGAAAGAAAAGGTTACAGTTGGGGATGTCATCTATATTGAAGCGAATACTGGAGCCTGTAAACGCGTTGGCAGATCGGATGCATATGCGACTGAATTCGACCTGGAGGCGGAGGAGTATGTGCCAATACCAAAGGGAGAAGTtaacaagaagaaggagatagTACAGGATGTCACTTTACACGATCTTGATATCGCAAACGCCAGACCTCAAGGTGGACAAGACATAATGAGTATGATGGGCCAGTTGATGAAACCAAAGATGACAGAAATTACGGAGAAATTGAGAGCGGAGATTAACAAAGTGGTCAACAAATACATTGATCAAGGAGTGGCAGAGCTTGTTCCAGGTGTGCTTTTTATTGATGAGGTATGTGTCAAAGCCTTCAATACGCCTTCCGGTTCTTGATCATTAACAGATTATAGGTTCACATGCTCGATCTCGAATGCTTCACATATCTGAATCGTGCTCTCGAATCAACGATTTCTCCAATCGTGATTCTCGCTTCCAACCGTGGCATGTGTACCATTCGTGGTAGTGAAGACTTGATCTCGGCACATGGAATCCCATCTGATCTTTTGGCTCGTCTTTTAATCATTCCCACAAATGCTTACGAGGCGGATGAAATCAAGAGAATTCTTCGTATTCGAGTTACAGTTGAAGGTTTAGCCATAACTGAAGCTGCATTGGACAAACTCACAGAACATGGTTCAAGAATTAGTTTGAGATATGCATTGCAGCTTCTAACACCATCTAGTATTTTAGCGCGAGTAAGCGGACGCAATCAAATTGATGTCCAGGATGTAGGGGAGTGCGAAGATTTATTCATTGATGCACGGAGGAGTGCAGCTATTATGAACGGTGAAGCTGGTAATGGGTTCATTTCATAAACAACATCCGCTGCGGCTGATGCAGTCCATCGACTGGTGTGAGCAGTTGATTGGTGTGGTCACATCATTAGTGCATTTGCGGGAGCAGTTCACTGGTGTAACTATCAGTGTAACCTGAGAACAGGGGTTTATCTAGAGCTCGTCGCTTGCTTTTGGCGTCTAAAGGGGGTTTCTAAGGTTTCATGGTTCTGTTTGCGGATATTATGTAGTATCTCCagaaaaaaatctaattggGATTACATTCCTCGCACCTGTCCAAAATTGGTTAAAAAAAGCATTCCAATTAGGTCCTATTTAGTAAGCATGAAATTATTCTACCCGTTACCAAGCATTTtcttaattttgatttttctatttcttggGATTTACTGGGAGTGAACGTTGGTAACGGAGCTCACTAAAGACAAAGGAAAACGCATGCGAAACTGCAGCTGTGCAGTCTTCCCGAGACAACAAAGACACCAACACTTTGCCATAATGCCTTGAATGCCTAGAATGGACAGAATGTCACAACTAGAAGTTgattatggatggattgagtTATGATAGAATTgtccttttctttattccGTCGCAATGCATACAAAGCATTTCGTCACTCTCAAGAAGGGCATTCTACCCTTctattcttttctctttatCTTCCTTTCTATCTATTATACTCTGAAGTTCCCACTTGCATCAACTTCACAACTTTTTCCTCATCTcgtttgatatcaaaaataatgtCAATCATGGCAGAGGTACACAGGACCAACGGCCATGTTGATAGAGACGCTCCTCGATCTCCTGTTAGCATCTCAACAGATTCTAGTAGGAGGAATTCGTTGAGACCTATTCTCTCAGAGAAACATTCAGAGCCTCCAACTCCAGTTTCACCTCCACCTTTCGATCGTTTGTCAAGAAAACGAGCAGCGTCACTCGATACTGAAAGTGCGAGTGCCAGCCAACCACGAATCGGAGATCTTGCATTGAATAGTGCGAGCACAAGCAATAGCATCGGAGGCCCTTCCCCTATTTCTGATACGCCAGTCACAGAACAAGTGTGTCTTTGTCAACCAGATCCAAAGATACCACGACCTCGAAACGGTGCGTGACCTAAAACTTTTCTTTGACAATGATGATTGACAATAATCGTATGATTGGTTATTGAGAATAGCTGCTAGAGACCCTATGTTCACCCTAGCCTTTGTTTATTGACATGGGATTCTTTATCACCACTACAGAATCGAGAAGCTAACAATTTCCCTTTGTAGCATTTATCCTTTACCGTCAACATTATCAGGCACAAGTCGTCGCCCAGCATCCCGGTCTTGCAAATCCcgaaatatcaaagattattGGAGAACAGTGGCGCGAGCAGGCACCCAATGTAAAAGAGGAATGGAAAAGACTCGCTGAAGTAAATAACATAGTAGTAGCCCGTGATCATAGACCATGCTGATTTTGTGGTGGCTAGGAAGAAAAACAACGGCATCAAAGGCAATATCCTAACTATCGTTACCAGCCACGCAGAGCAGGGAAAACCGTTGGTAATCGTCCACTAACTTCAACATCGGACGATCCTATTCGGTGTC from Botrytis cinerea B05.10 chromosome 9, complete sequence carries:
- the Bcrvb1 gene encoding Bcrvb1 — translated: MVNLSDVKGNSRDNRTSTHTHIKGLGLRNDGSAEKQAGGFVGQTSAREACGVVVDLIRSKKMAGRAILLAGGPGTGKTALALAISQELGTKVPFCPIVASEVYSTEVKKTEALMENFRRAIGLKVRETKEVYEGEVTELTPEEAENPLGSYGKTISTLLIGLKSAKGQKKLRLDPSIYEAIQKEKVTVGDVIYIEANTGACKRVGRSDAYATEFDLEAEEYVPIPKGEVNKKKEIVQDVTLHDLDIANARPQGGQDIMSMMGQLMKPKMTEITEKLRAEINKVVNKYIDQGVAELVPGVLFIDEVHMLDLECFTYLNRALESTISPIVILASNRGMCTIRGSEDLISAHGIPSDLLARLLIIPTNAYEADEIKRILRIRVTVEGLAITEAALDKLTEHGSRISLRYALQLLTPSSILARVSGRNQIDVQDVGECEDLFIDARRSAAIMNGEAGNGFIS